From Cellulosimicrobium sp. ES-005, one genomic window encodes:
- the rsfS gene encoding ribosome silencing factor, whose translation MTATERAVELAVIAARAASDRKAEEIIALDVSEQLVLTDVFLIASGSSERQVSAIVDAVEEAMFKAGSKPIRREGKQEARWVLIDFGDVVVHVQHSEDRVYYALERLWKDCPVVELPEDARGGDGTADDADDTTRSDGAIRLSGEPLA comes from the coding sequence GTGACTGCCACCGAACGAGCCGTAGAGCTCGCCGTCATCGCGGCGCGGGCGGCGTCCGACCGCAAGGCCGAGGAGATCATCGCCCTCGACGTGAGCGAGCAGCTCGTCCTCACGGACGTGTTCCTCATCGCGTCCGGGTCGAGCGAGCGCCAGGTCTCCGCGATCGTCGACGCGGTCGAGGAGGCGATGTTCAAGGCGGGTTCCAAGCCGATCCGCCGCGAGGGCAAGCAGGAGGCCCGCTGGGTCCTCATCGACTTCGGCGACGTCGTCGTGCACGTGCAGCACTCCGAGGACCGCGTCTACTACGCGCTCGAGCGGCTGTGGAAGGACTGCCCCGTCGTCGAGCTCCCCGAGGACGCGCGCGGCGGCGACGGCACGGCCGACGACGCCGACGACACGACCCGCAGCGACGGCGCCATCCGCCTCTCGGGGGAGCCCCTGGCGTGA
- a CDS encoding SH3 domain-containing protein: protein MSRGRHSAAPAAPARSFRLPALPALPALPARALKLPALALVGLLGAGVVGAGPQPAEGNPDLAPLSVEPASGSTVERGTGAASRSSERTAPPAAAQEAPLVETSATITVVPAAEVAPVVPVATGQLWTTDAVNVRTGPSADAGRVATAAFGTAVDVTGTTEGEWSQVVWDGAAAWIKSSFLADSQPEAPAATAASGGSGASGISDAACSVSSGIESSLRSNARAVYRAVCAIFPQVTSYGGIRPGDSGDHGTGRALDIMITGETGWEIARYLQANAGALGITYLIYQQQIWMAGDPASAWSGMEDRGGTTANHFDHVHVSTS, encoded by the coding sequence ATGTCCCGAGGCCGCCACAGCGCAGCCCCCGCAGCTCCCGCACGCTCGTTCCGGCTCCCGGCGCTGCCCGCCCTCCCGGCACTCCCGGCGCGCGCCCTCAAGCTCCCGGCGCTGGCGCTCGTCGGGCTGCTCGGCGCGGGCGTCGTCGGTGCAGGGCCGCAGCCCGCCGAGGGCAACCCCGACCTCGCGCCGCTGAGCGTCGAGCCGGCCAGCGGATCGACCGTCGAGCGCGGGACCGGCGCCGCCAGCCGCTCGTCCGAGCGCACGGCTCCCCCGGCGGCAGCCCAGGAGGCCCCGCTCGTCGAGACCTCGGCGACGATCACCGTGGTCCCCGCCGCCGAGGTCGCCCCGGTCGTCCCCGTCGCCACCGGCCAGCTCTGGACCACCGACGCCGTCAACGTCCGCACCGGGCCGTCTGCCGACGCCGGGCGCGTCGCGACCGCCGCGTTCGGCACCGCCGTCGACGTCACCGGCACGACCGAGGGCGAGTGGAGCCAGGTCGTCTGGGACGGCGCCGCGGCCTGGATCAAGTCCAGCTTCCTCGCGGACTCCCAGCCGGAGGCGCCGGCGGCGACCGCCGCGAGCGGCGGGTCGGGCGCGAGCGGCATCTCCGACGCCGCCTGCTCGGTGAGCTCCGGGATCGAGTCCTCGCTCCGGTCCAACGCCCGTGCGGTCTACCGGGCGGTGTGCGCGATCTTCCCGCAGGTGACGTCCTACGGCGGGATCCGCCCGGGCGACAGCGGCGACCACGGCACCGGCCGCGCCCTCGACATCATGATCACGGGCGAGACGGGCTGGGAGATCGCGCGCTACCTCCAGGCCAACGCCGGCGCCCTCGGGATCACCTACCTCATCTACCAGCAGCAGATCTGGATGGCCGGAGACCCCGCGAGCGCGTGGTCCGGCATGGAGGACCGCGGCGGCACGACCGCGAACCACTTCGACCACGTGCACGTCAGCACGTCGTAG
- a CDS encoding histidine phosphatase family protein has protein sequence MSAGTLVLLRHGRTAYNAGMRLQGQVDIPLDGVGQWQAEHGAKALASAHRATRVVASDLVRATDTARAYAGAIGADVLLDPRLRERGFGEWEGLTGPEIAERWPEEYAAWRRGEEPTRAGAETKAAVAARLVEAVTEHVEELEHDDTLVVVSHGAAITLAVTALLGLDPEGWRGISGLHNVHWSHLHRSARAATPAWRLVAHNVGAGFPLDEWNAGPDWNLEPVSA, from the coding sequence GTGAGCGCCGGCACGCTCGTCCTCCTGCGCCACGGCCGGACGGCGTACAACGCCGGGATGCGCCTGCAGGGCCAGGTCGACATCCCGCTCGACGGCGTCGGGCAGTGGCAGGCCGAGCACGGCGCGAAGGCGCTCGCGAGCGCGCACCGCGCCACGCGCGTCGTGGCGTCGGACCTCGTGCGCGCCACCGACACCGCGCGCGCGTACGCGGGCGCGATCGGCGCGGACGTCCTGCTCGACCCTCGGCTGCGCGAGCGCGGCTTCGGGGAGTGGGAGGGCCTGACCGGCCCGGAGATCGCCGAGCGGTGGCCGGAGGAGTACGCGGCGTGGCGCCGGGGCGAGGAGCCCACGCGCGCGGGCGCCGAGACCAAGGCCGCCGTGGCCGCGCGCCTCGTGGAGGCCGTCACCGAGCACGTCGAGGAGCTGGAGCACGACGACACGCTCGTCGTCGTGTCCCACGGCGCCGCCATCACGCTCGCCGTCACCGCGCTGCTCGGGCTGGACCCCGAGGGCTGGCGCGGGATCTCCGGCCTGCACAACGTCCACTGGTCCCACCTGCACCGCTCCGCGCGCGCCGCGACGCCCGCGTGGCGGCTCGTGGCGCACAACGTCGGCGCCGGGTTCCCGCTCGACGAGTGGAACGCGGGACCGGATTGGAATCTGGAGCCGGTTTCTGCGTAG
- a CDS encoding aldo/keto reductase has protein sequence MTAPTVPTVTLNSGHTIPQLGFGVFLVPPDEAEKAVSEALEIGYRHIDTAAIYRNEEGVGAAIAKSGVPRDELFVTTKLWNDRQSGEQPHDAIRESLDKLGLEFVDLYLTHWPAPAQDEYTNAWAKLVEIRDAGLARSIGVSNHLPEHLDRIVADTGVVPAVDQIELHPAYQQRDVLAWADAHGTKVEAWGPLGQGKYPLFERQAVVDAATAHGVTPAQAVLRWHLQRGFIVFPKSSRKERMAENFDLFGFELTADEVAAIDALDTGDGSGRVSAHPSEVN, from the coding sequence ATGACCGCTCCCACTGTCCCGACCGTGACGCTCAACTCCGGGCACACCATCCCCCAGCTCGGCTTCGGCGTCTTCCTCGTGCCGCCGGACGAGGCCGAGAAGGCCGTGAGCGAGGCCCTCGAGATCGGCTACCGCCACATCGACACCGCGGCGATCTACCGCAACGAGGAGGGCGTCGGCGCCGCGATCGCGAAGAGCGGCGTCCCGCGCGACGAGCTCTTCGTCACGACGAAGCTCTGGAACGACCGCCAGTCCGGCGAGCAGCCGCACGACGCGATCCGCGAGAGCCTCGACAAGCTCGGCCTCGAGTTCGTCGACCTCTACCTCACGCACTGGCCGGCGCCCGCGCAGGACGAGTACACGAACGCGTGGGCCAAGCTCGTCGAGATCCGCGACGCCGGCCTGGCGCGCTCGATCGGCGTCTCGAACCACCTGCCGGAGCACCTCGACCGGATCGTCGCGGACACGGGCGTCGTCCCCGCCGTCGACCAGATCGAGCTGCACCCGGCGTACCAGCAGCGCGACGTGCTCGCGTGGGCCGACGCGCACGGCACCAAGGTCGAGGCGTGGGGCCCGCTCGGCCAGGGCAAGTACCCGCTGTTCGAGCGGCAGGCCGTCGTCGACGCCGCGACCGCCCACGGCGTGACGCCCGCGCAGGCTGTCCTGCGCTGGCACCTGCAGCGCGGCTTCATCGTGTTCCCCAAGTCGTCGCGCAAGGAGCGCATGGCGGAGAACTTCGACCTCTTCGGCTTCGAGCTCACGGCCGACGAGGTCGCCGCGATCGACGCCCTCGACACCGGTGACGGCTCGGGCCGCGTGAGCGCCCACCCGTCCGAGGTCAACTGA
- a CDS encoding aldo/keto reductase yields MKTFTLPGTDLVVPDVVLGLMRIQDKTDDEVRTLVRTARDAGITFLDHADVYGTDLHGCERRFAEALALSPAERAEWVIQSKAGIVREGPYFDFSYEHLVASVEGSLDALRTDYLDILLLHRPDALVEPEEVARAFADLHAAGKVRAFGVSNHTPGQIELLRRYVEQPIVANQLQLSITHAPIVAQGVAANMQGLDQSISRDSGILDYCRLHDITVQAWSPFQAGFFTGVFLGSEKYPELNAVIDRLAAQYDVPPIAIATAWITRHPARMQVVLGTTNPERVAGAALGSDVPLTRAEWYELFRAAGYTVP; encoded by the coding sequence GTGAAGACCTTCACCCTCCCCGGCACCGACCTCGTCGTCCCGGACGTCGTGCTCGGCCTCATGCGCATCCAGGACAAGACCGACGACGAGGTCCGCACGCTCGTGCGCACGGCCCGGGACGCCGGGATCACCTTCCTCGACCACGCCGACGTCTACGGCACCGACCTGCACGGCTGCGAGCGCCGGTTCGCCGAGGCGCTCGCCCTCTCCCCCGCCGAGCGCGCGGAGTGGGTCATCCAGTCCAAGGCCGGGATCGTGCGCGAGGGCCCGTACTTCGACTTCTCCTACGAGCACCTCGTCGCGTCCGTCGAGGGCTCGCTCGACGCGCTGCGCACGGACTACCTCGACATCCTCCTGCTGCACCGGCCCGATGCCCTCGTCGAGCCCGAGGAGGTCGCGCGCGCGTTCGCCGACCTGCACGCCGCGGGCAAGGTGCGCGCGTTCGGGGTCTCGAACCACACGCCGGGGCAGATCGAGCTGCTGCGCCGGTACGTCGAGCAGCCGATCGTCGCGAACCAGCTCCAGCTCTCGATCACGCACGCGCCGATCGTCGCGCAGGGCGTCGCGGCGAACATGCAGGGACTCGACCAGTCGATCAGCCGCGACAGCGGGATCCTCGACTACTGCCGCCTGCACGACATCACCGTCCAGGCGTGGTCGCCGTTCCAGGCGGGGTTCTTCACCGGCGTCTTCCTCGGCTCGGAGAAGTACCCCGAGCTCAACGCCGTGATCGACCGGCTCGCCGCGCAGTACGACGTGCCGCCCATCGCGATCGCGACCGCCTGGATCACGCGGCACCCGGCACGGATGCAGGTCGTGCTCGGGACCACGAACCCGGAGCGCGTCGCAGGCGCGGCCCTCGGCTCCGACGTGCCGCTCACGCGCGCCGAGTGGTACGAGCTGTTCCGCGCCGCGGGCTACACCGTCCCCTGA
- a CDS encoding glutamate-5-semialdehyde dehydrogenase — MTTTEDAPVVAGATEPQPAGPAAAGPATDVATAVEDVARRAKVASRTLATATRATKDAALLALADALVAATDEIVAANAVDLARERANGMSEGLLDRLALDGPRIAAIADALRALAGLPDPVGEVVRGSTLPNGLRLRQLRVPMGVVGMIYEARPNVTVDAAGLALKSGNAVILRGGSAAASSNEVIVGVLARALEAQGLPGDLVQSIDRHGRPGAVALMHARGLVDVLVPRGGADLIRTVVRESTVPVIETGVGNVHVYVDASADRAMALEILLNAKTQRVGVCNAAETLLVHADAAPEFLPAALAALTEAGVVVHGDDRTAGLAPEGTEVLAATDEDWATEYLAPEIAVRVVDDLDAAIEHVRTWTSGHTEAIVTRDLAASERFVAELDSAAIMINASTRFTDGGQFGLGAEIGISTQKLHARGPMGLAELTTTKWVVHGDGHVRP; from the coding sequence ATGACCACCACCGAGGACGCGCCCGTCGTCGCGGGCGCCACCGAGCCCCAGCCCGCCGGTCCCGCCGCAGCCGGCCCCGCGACCGACGTCGCGACCGCCGTCGAGGACGTCGCGCGCCGCGCGAAGGTCGCCTCGCGCACGCTGGCGACCGCCACGCGCGCGACCAAGGACGCGGCTCTCCTCGCGCTCGCCGACGCGCTCGTCGCGGCGACGGACGAGATCGTGGCCGCGAACGCCGTCGACCTCGCGCGCGAGCGCGCGAACGGGATGAGCGAGGGCCTGCTCGACCGGCTCGCGCTCGACGGCCCGCGCATCGCCGCGATCGCCGACGCGCTGCGGGCGCTCGCGGGCCTGCCCGACCCGGTGGGCGAGGTCGTGCGCGGCTCGACGTTGCCGAACGGCCTGCGTCTGCGCCAGCTGCGCGTGCCCATGGGCGTCGTCGGCATGATCTACGAGGCGCGGCCCAACGTCACGGTCGACGCCGCGGGACTCGCGCTGAAGAGCGGCAACGCCGTGATCCTGCGCGGCGGGTCCGCGGCTGCGAGCTCCAACGAGGTCATCGTGGGCGTCCTCGCCCGCGCGCTCGAGGCGCAGGGGCTGCCCGGCGACCTCGTGCAGTCGATCGACCGCCACGGGCGTCCGGGCGCCGTCGCGCTCATGCACGCGCGCGGGCTCGTCGACGTGCTGGTGCCGCGTGGCGGGGCGGACCTCATCCGCACCGTCGTGCGCGAGTCGACCGTGCCCGTCATCGAGACGGGCGTCGGCAACGTCCACGTGTACGTCGACGCGAGCGCCGACCGCGCCATGGCGCTCGAGATCCTGCTCAACGCCAAGACGCAGCGCGTGGGCGTGTGCAACGCCGCGGAGACGCTCCTCGTCCACGCGGACGCCGCACCCGAGTTCCTCCCCGCCGCGCTCGCCGCGCTCACCGAGGCGGGCGTCGTCGTGCACGGCGACGACCGCACGGCCGGCCTCGCGCCCGAGGGCACGGAGGTGCTCGCGGCGACGGACGAGGACTGGGCGACCGAGTACCTCGCGCCCGAGATCGCCGTGCGCGTGGTCGACGACCTCGACGCCGCGATCGAGCACGTCCGCACGTGGACGTCCGGGCACACCGAGGCGATCGTCACGCGCGACCTCGCGGCGTCCGAGCGCTTCGTCGCCGAGCTCGACTCCGCCGCCATCATGATCAACGCCTCGACCCGGTTCACCGACGGCGGGCAGTTCGGCCTCGGCGCGGAGATCGGCATCTCGACGCAGAAGCTCCACGCGCGCGGCCCCATGGGCCTGGCCGAGCTCACGACGACGAAGTGGGTCGTGCACGGCGACGGTCACGTCCGTCCGTGA
- a CDS encoding carboxymuconolactone decarboxylase family protein, with the protein MARISLDPPRTLLNRTLAVLSRRRYGAVLEPLAAVGHNPRVATTYCVLEAGAARWRTLDPTLSALAVMASAVRIGCSWCVDFGYWESEHGDVDPRKLHDVPAWRDSDAYTAVERRVLEYAEAATATPPTVTDELAAALVDDLGEPAFVELTAVVALENLRSRINAALGLSSQGFSDRCEVPLDGGLRTAATAGRLAG; encoded by the coding sequence GTGGCCCGCATCTCGCTCGACCCGCCCCGGACCCTGCTCAACCGCACGCTCGCGGTGCTCTCGCGGCGGCGGTACGGCGCCGTGCTGGAGCCGCTCGCCGCCGTCGGGCACAACCCGCGCGTCGCGACGACGTACTGCGTCCTCGAGGCCGGGGCCGCGCGCTGGCGGACGCTCGACCCGACCCTCTCGGCGCTCGCGGTCATGGCGTCCGCGGTGCGGATCGGCTGCTCGTGGTGCGTCGACTTCGGCTACTGGGAGTCCGAGCACGGCGACGTCGACCCCCGCAAGCTCCACGACGTGCCCGCGTGGCGCGACAGCGACGCGTACACCGCCGTCGAGCGGCGCGTGCTCGAGTACGCCGAGGCGGCCACCGCGACCCCGCCGACGGTGACGGACGAGCTCGCGGCCGCGCTGGTCGACGACCTGGGTGAGCCCGCGTTCGTCGAGCTCACCGCCGTCGTCGCGCTGGAGAACCTGCGCAGCCGGATCAACGCGGCCCTCGGCCTGTCCAGCCAGGGCTTCAGCGACCGCTGCGAGGTCCCGCTCGACGGCGGGCTGCGCACGGCGGCGACGGCTGGCAGGCTGGCCGGGTGA
- a CDS encoding RNA polymerase sigma-70 factor, with product MSDDAETAPPDDVADRRGPDPVLVPFSAHRRLLFTVAYEMTGSAADAEDVVQEAWLRWSSADRSDVLDPRAYLVRVTTRLALDRLRALRARRETYVGSWLPDPLLTTPDAALQVERAEDVSMALLVVLETLSPLERAVFVLREVFDVPYDEIAEGLDRSAESVRQTAHRAREHVRARRPRFTPPDDAQRAAVERFMAACATGDTTALVEVLAPDVVVVSDGGGKARAALRPVTGADKVARMLVGLSAKPETTAMAFEPALVNGALGGVWTVEGAPAMAASVEYDGERVVRVLLFRNPERLAGLRRA from the coding sequence GTGAGCGACGACGCCGAGACCGCGCCGCCCGACGACGTCGCGGACCGTCGCGGCCCCGACCCGGTTCTCGTACCGTTCAGCGCCCACCGCCGGCTCCTCTTCACCGTCGCCTACGAGATGACGGGCTCCGCGGCCGACGCCGAGGACGTGGTCCAGGAGGCGTGGCTGCGCTGGTCCTCTGCGGACCGGTCCGACGTCCTGGACCCGCGCGCCTACCTCGTGCGCGTCACGACCCGGCTCGCGCTCGACCGGCTGCGCGCGCTGCGGGCGCGCCGCGAGACGTACGTGGGGTCGTGGTTGCCCGACCCGCTCCTCACGACGCCGGACGCCGCGCTGCAGGTCGAGCGCGCGGAGGACGTCTCGATGGCGCTGCTCGTCGTGCTGGAGACGCTGAGCCCGCTCGAGCGCGCCGTGTTCGTGCTGCGCGAGGTGTTCGACGTCCCGTACGACGAGATCGCCGAGGGCCTCGACCGCTCGGCCGAGTCCGTGCGTCAGACCGCGCACCGCGCGCGCGAGCACGTGCGGGCGCGTCGCCCGCGGTTCACGCCGCCCGACGACGCGCAGCGTGCCGCCGTCGAGCGGTTCATGGCCGCGTGCGCCACGGGTGACACGACCGCGCTCGTCGAGGTCCTCGCGCCGGACGTCGTCGTGGTGAGCGACGGCGGCGGGAAGGCGCGCGCGGCGCTGCGACCCGTGACGGGGGCGGACAAGGTGGCGCGCATGCTCGTGGGCCTCTCGGCGAAGCCCGAGACGACGGCGATGGCCTTCGAGCCGGCGCTGGTCAACGGCGCGCTGGGCGGGGTGTGGACCGTGGAGGGGGCGCCGGCGATGGCGGCGTCCGTCGAGTACGACGGCGAGCGCGTCGTGCGCGTCCTGCTCTTCCGGAACCCGGAGCGGCTGGCCGGGCTCAGACGAGCGTGA
- the nadD gene encoding nicotinate-nucleotide adenylyltransferase, with amino-acid sequence MSPRRPRLGVMGGTFDPIHHGHLVAASEAAARFDLDEVVFVPTGKPSFKQHQSVSPAEHRYLMTVIATASNPRFTVSRVDVDRPGLTYTVDTLRDLRAARPDAELFFITGADAIEQILTWKDADELWKMAHFVAVSRPGHSLSVEGLPPGVVTTLEVPALAISSTDCRRRAEAGQPVWYLVPDGVVQYIAKHGLYRGQHDE; translated from the coding sequence ATGAGCCCGCGCCGTCCCCGCCTGGGGGTGATGGGTGGCACGTTCGACCCCATCCACCACGGCCACCTCGTCGCGGCGAGCGAGGCCGCGGCGCGGTTCGACCTCGACGAGGTCGTGTTCGTCCCCACGGGAAAGCCGTCGTTCAAGCAGCACCAGAGCGTCAGCCCGGCCGAGCACCGGTACCTCATGACGGTCATCGCGACCGCCTCGAACCCGCGCTTCACGGTGAGCCGGGTCGACGTCGACCGGCCGGGACTGACCTACACGGTCGACACGCTGCGCGACCTGCGGGCCGCGCGTCCGGACGCGGAGCTGTTCTTCATCACGGGTGCGGACGCGATCGAGCAGATCCTGACCTGGAAGGATGCCGACGAGCTGTGGAAGATGGCACACTTCGTGGCTGTCTCCCGCCCGGGCCACAGCCTGAGCGTCGAGGGTCTGCCGCCGGGCGTGGTCACCACGCTCGAGGTCCCGGCCCTCGCCATCTCGTCGACGGACTGCCGTCGGCGTGCGGAGGCGGGCCAGCCGGTGTGGTACCTGGTTCCGGACGGCGTGGTCCAGTACATCGCCAAGCACGGTTTGTATCGAGGTCAGCACGATGAGTGA
- a CDS encoding LysR family transcriptional regulator: MDLRQMEYLVALADERQFTRAAQLVGVSQSGLSAAVRSLEEELGASLFTRTTRRVEPTEAGLALLPHARSMLAQAAAGRDAVVRATRALSGSLRVGSEQCLGVLDVTTLLERFHRRYPQVEIHFAQAGSHDLLARVREGDLDVAFVATTEHLGSLSQTVLGSEPLVLVCAPEHPFAARGRVDWADLSGQEFVDFDPSWGARPVNDATCAAHGVHRRVRCSVNDVHTLLELVDRGLGIALVPRHVAAKPQAERLVTIPLPEGGAPSWVVSVVTGRWDSTASAAPQLLELLADAPACRGAEVTRPDDEPVGVEAAAEVR; encoded by the coding sequence ATGGATCTTCGTCAGATGGAGTACCTCGTCGCGCTCGCGGACGAGCGCCAGTTCACCCGGGCCGCCCAGCTCGTCGGGGTCTCGCAGTCGGGCCTGTCCGCCGCGGTCCGGAGCCTCGAGGAGGAGCTCGGCGCGAGCCTGTTCACGCGCACGACCCGCCGCGTCGAGCCCACCGAGGCGGGCCTGGCGCTGCTGCCCCACGCACGCTCCATGCTCGCGCAGGCGGCCGCCGGGCGCGACGCGGTCGTCCGCGCGACGCGCGCCCTGTCCGGCTCGCTGCGGGTCGGCTCGGAGCAGTGCCTCGGCGTCCTCGACGTCACCACGCTGCTCGAGCGCTTCCACCGCCGCTACCCCCAGGTGGAGATCCACTTCGCGCAGGCCGGCTCGCACGACCTCCTCGCACGCGTGCGCGAGGGCGACCTCGACGTCGCGTTCGTCGCGACCACCGAGCACCTAGGGTCGTTGTCGCAGACCGTTCTGGGCAGCGAGCCGCTCGTGCTCGTGTGCGCCCCGGAGCACCCGTTCGCCGCGCGGGGCAGGGTCGACTGGGCCGACCTCTCCGGCCAGGAGTTCGTCGACTTCGACCCGTCGTGGGGTGCGCGTCCCGTCAACGACGCCACGTGCGCGGCGCACGGCGTCCACCGGCGCGTGCGGTGCTCGGTCAACGACGTGCACACGCTCCTCGAGCTCGTCGACCGCGGTCTCGGCATCGCCCTCGTGCCCCGCCACGTGGCCGCGAAGCCGCAGGCCGAGCGCCTCGTGACGATCCCGCTGCCGGAGGGCGGCGCGCCGAGCTGGGTCGTCTCCGTGGTGACCGGACGCTGGGACAGCACGGCCTCCGCCGCGCCCCAGCTCCTCGAGCTCCTCGCCGACGCTCCCGCGTGCCGCGGGGCGGAGGTGACGCGGCCCGACGACGAGCCGGTGGGCGTCGAGGCCGCGGCGGAGGTGCGGTGA
- a CDS encoding aldo/keto reductase, which yields MQQRSLGSRTVSAIGLGGMPMSIEGRPDEARSVATIHAALDAGVTLIDTADAYHLHADEVGHNEELIARALRSYGADTSGVLVATKGGHLRPGDGTWTRDGDPAYLKRAAKESARRLGVDVIGLYQFHRPDPAVPYADSVGALVELLDEGVIEQAGISNADVAQIDLAHELLGGRLASVQNQFSPRFRSSQGELEHCAALGVAFLPWSPLGGITNAAELGARHAVFQEVADAHGVSVYRVTLAWELALAPVVIPIPGASRPASILDSAGAADVVLTPEEVARLSAA from the coding sequence ATGCAGCAGCGCAGTCTCGGATCCCGGACGGTCTCCGCGATCGGCCTCGGCGGCATGCCGATGTCGATCGAGGGTCGCCCGGACGAGGCCCGGTCCGTCGCGACGATCCACGCCGCGCTCGACGCGGGCGTCACGCTGATCGACACGGCCGACGCCTACCACCTGCACGCCGACGAGGTCGGGCACAACGAGGAGCTCATCGCGCGCGCCCTGCGCTCCTACGGCGCCGACACGTCCGGCGTCCTCGTCGCGACCAAGGGCGGTCACCTGCGCCCCGGCGACGGCACCTGGACCCGCGACGGCGACCCGGCCTACCTCAAGCGGGCCGCGAAGGAGTCCGCCCGCCGGCTCGGCGTCGACGTGATCGGCCTCTACCAGTTCCACCGGCCCGACCCGGCCGTCCCGTACGCCGACTCGGTCGGTGCGCTCGTCGAGCTGCTCGACGAGGGCGTGATCGAGCAGGCGGGGATCTCCAACGCCGACGTCGCGCAGATCGACCTCGCGCACGAGCTCCTCGGCGGTCGCCTCGCGTCGGTGCAGAACCAGTTCTCACCCCGCTTCCGGTCCAGCCAGGGCGAGCTCGAGCACTGCGCGGCGCTCGGCGTCGCGTTCCTGCCCTGGAGCCCGCTGGGCGGCATCACGAACGCCGCCGAGCTCGGCGCGCGCCACGCCGTCTTCCAGGAGGTCGCCGACGCGCACGGCGTGAGCGTCTACCGGGTGACGCTCGCGTGGGAGCTCGCGCTCGCGCCCGTCGTGATCCCCATCCCGGGCGCCTCGCGGCCCGCGTCGATCCTCGACTCGGCGGGCGCCGCCGACGTCGTCCTCACCCCGGAGGAGGTCGCGCGGCTGTCCGCCGCGTGA
- a CDS encoding MFS transporter — MTAPAGTDAPLFPLRSVVLGAFVPTLVLEIGVGAMLPVVAVTATGRGASLTVAGLIAALVPIGKIVFDLPAGALAQRLGDRAAMLLAGGVAAAAFTAVAVTPSLWGLALGVLALGASTAVFNLARQAYLTEITPPLRRARVLSTLAGVHRIGLFLGPFAGAAVIAATDVRGAYWLGAGAALAAVAVLAVVRPDGSERDDRARSRASRASSGPRVTIAAVAREHRRLFATLGVAILLVSAVRGARQTVIPLWGEHLGLDAEVTSLVFGVSGALDMLLFYPAGKVMDRFGRLWVAVPSMLTMAVGLALLPLAHTVGAVTVVAAVLGVGNGMGSGIVMTLGADVAPADVRPTFLSVWRLFQDTGDALGPLVLSAGAALGSLAAGVWATSLLGAGSAAALARWVPRYSPLANLVRPHAGQKAVRASSDAP; from the coding sequence GTGACCGCCCCGGCGGGCACCGACGCGCCGCTCTTCCCGCTCCGCAGCGTCGTCCTCGGCGCGTTCGTCCCGACCCTCGTGCTCGAGATCGGCGTCGGCGCGATGCTGCCCGTGGTCGCGGTCACCGCGACCGGTCGCGGCGCGAGCCTCACGGTCGCGGGGCTGATCGCCGCGCTCGTCCCGATCGGCAAGATCGTGTTCGACCTCCCGGCCGGGGCGCTCGCCCAGCGGCTCGGCGACCGCGCGGCGATGCTCCTCGCGGGCGGCGTCGCCGCGGCGGCGTTCACGGCGGTCGCGGTCACGCCGAGCCTGTGGGGCCTCGCCCTGGGCGTCCTCGCGCTCGGGGCGTCGACGGCCGTCTTCAACCTCGCGCGGCAGGCGTACCTCACGGAGATCACCCCGCCGCTGCGGCGGGCGCGCGTCCTGTCCACGCTGGCGGGAGTGCACCGCATCGGACTGTTCCTCGGCCCGTTCGCCGGTGCTGCGGTCATCGCGGCGACGGACGTGCGGGGCGCGTACTGGCTCGGGGCCGGGGCGGCGCTCGCCGCGGTGGCGGTGCTCGCCGTCGTGCGCCCGGACGGGAGCGAGCGCGACGATCGGGCCAGGTCCCGGGCGAGCCGTGCGTCGAGCGGCCCACGCGTCACGATCGCCGCCGTCGCTCGTGAGCACCGGCGCCTCTTCGCGACGCTCGGCGTCGCGATCCTCCTCGTGAGCGCGGTCCGCGGGGCGCGCCAGACCGTCATCCCGCTCTGGGGCGAGCACCTCGGGCTGGACGCGGAGGTGACGTCGTTGGTCTTCGGCGTCTCCGGCGCGCTCGACATGCTGCTGTTCTACCCGGCGGGCAAGGTCATGGACCGCTTCGGGCGCCTGTGGGTCGCCGTGCCGTCGATGCTCACCATGGCCGTCGGCCTCGCGCTCCTGCCCCTCGCCCACACGGTGGGCGCGGTGACCGTCGTCGCGGCCGTGCTCGGGGTGGGCAACGGGATGGGGTCGGGCATCGTCATGACGCTCGGGGCCGACGTCGCCCCCGCGGACGTGCGCCCGACCTTCCTCAGCGTGTGGCGGCTCTTCCAGGACACCGGCGACGCGCTGGGCCCCCTCGTGCTCTCGGCGGGGGCCGCGCTGGGGTCGCTCGCGGCCGGCGTCTGGGCGACGTCGCTCCTCGGCGCGGGGTCCGCGGCAGCCCTCGCGCGCTGGGTGCCGCGCTACTCGCCGCTCGCGAACCTCGTGCGACCGCACGCCGGGCAAAAGGCGGTGCGCGCGTCGTCCGACGCGCCCTAG